In the genome of Luteitalea pratensis, the window GTTCCACGGCGCCGACCGTGTACGGCGTTCGTCCGGACGCGGCGATGCCGATGACGGCGTCCGCAGCGGTCACTCCGCGCGTCGCCAGGTCGCTGGCGCCGGCGTCGTGGTCGTCTTCGGACGCCTCGACGGCGCGATGGCACGCGTCGTAGCCGCCCGCGATGAGGCCCTGCACCAGTTCGGCCGGCACGCCGTAGGTCGGCGGGCACTCGGACGCATCGAGCACGCCGAGTCGCCCCGACGTGCCGGTGCCCACGTAGATCAGGCGTCCGCCCCGGCGCAGTCGCCCGACGATGCCTTCCACGGCTTGCGCGATGATCGGCAACTGGCGCCGGACGGCGGTCGGCACACCGTGGTCCTCATCGTTGATCAGCGCCAGCGTGTCCTCGATCGTCAGCGTGTCGAGGCCGCGAGACCGCTCGTTTTCCTGCTCGGTGATGGGGAGGTCGGACATGGAAGCCTCTACTTTCTGGCTACCGCACCCGGAACGGCGGCGAGGCCGACGCGCTCCAGGATGCGGACGAAGCGTGGGTCGGCACGCAGCCCGTCGAAGCCGGGATCGACCCCGAGGTGACGTACGTCGGCGGCGCGGTCGTCACACGCCTGCTCGAGACGGCCGAATGCCTTGTCGATCTCGCCGCGCCCGGCGTGGGCACGCGCAAGTTCGTACGGCGATACATATCGGTGCCTCCCTTCCTCCAGCACCTCCGCCAGCAGGGCGTCCGATTCGGCGCGACGTCCGGCCCTCGCGAGTGCCGCGACGATCGCACCCCGCACGTCCAGCCCGCCAAGTGCCATGCCACGCTGCATCGCGGCGATGCCCTCCTGGTGCCGACCCTGCTGCGCCAGGCCGATCCCGAGCAAGCTGTTCGCATCTCCGGACGACGAGTCGAGCATCAGGGTCTGGCGCAACTGCCGCTCGGCGTCGAGGTACTGTCGTGCGTAGTAGTAGTGGAAGCCGAGATGGTAATTCATCGGGATGTCGAGGGGGTCGAGCGAGAGCGCGCGCCGGCTCTCCTCCAGCGACTCCTCGAAGCGGCCCTGCGTGACCAGGAAGTGCGAGTACCAGTGGTGCGCGTTGACGTGTTGTGGCGCGAGCGCGATCGCACGGCGGAACGCACGGTCGGCACCGTCGTGATCCCACTCGTAGTCCATGGCTACCAGCGCGAGCGCGGTGTACGCGCCGGGAATGGCCTCGTCGAGCGAGAGGGCCTTCAACGCCGACGCCTTCGCCAACGGGTACGCCTCGGCCGGTGACATCCGCGCAGTCGTGCCAACCGCCGCAATCGTCGCGTAGTACTCGGCAAGCCCTGCGTGCGCCGGCGCGTAGTCCGGATTGACCTCGAGCGCACGTCGGAAATAGCTGGCCGCTCGCGCGATGCTCTCGTCGCTCAGCGTGTTGAGGTAGTGGCGCCCTTTCAGGTACAGCTCCAGAGGTTCGGCGGTGGACGACGGCGCGTCGGCTATTGAAGCGTCCGGTCGTCCGGATCTGGCGCTCGGGTCGTCGGGCATGCCGCGTGTCAGCCCGACGAACGTGACCGAACCCCCT includes:
- the murQ gene encoding N-acetylmuramic acid 6-phosphate etherase, whose amino-acid sequence is MSDLPITEQENERSRGLDTLTIEDTLALINDEDHGVPTAVRRQLPIIAQAVEGIVGRLRRGGRLIYVGTGTSGRLGVLDASECPPTYGVPAELVQGLIAGGYDACHRAVEASEDDHDAGASDLATRGVTAADAVIGIAASGRTPYTVGAVEHARALGAFTVAIACVPGSAITLAAEVAIVPVVGPEVVAGSTRMKAGTAQKLVLNMISTTAMIQLGYVRGNRMTNMRARNSKLQARAVRILQSETGLDDAAATSALEAAGGDVATAVVMIRTGCAREAAGEALLRASGVIERAIASLCD
- a CDS encoding winged helix-turn-helix domain-containing protein; its protein translation is MDAANPEVFAFGAYRLDTGERHLLRGSEEIPLEPKVFDTLLVLVRHAGRLVGKDALMSAVWPDTHVEEGNLTRNVSMLRRALGTDAQANIETVPKYGYRFVGDVTRLTVTVEPALLYPEPPVTTTGLPTPEALLVQPPGLATPRQPWSTLALLLLVVGGSVTFVGLTRGMPDDPSARSGRPDASIADAPSSTAEPLELYLKGRHYLNTLSDESIARAASYFRRALEVNPDYAPAHAGLAEYYATIAAVGTTARMSPAEAYPLAKASALKALSLDEAIPGAYTALALVAMDYEWDHDGADRAFRRAIALAPQHVNAHHWYSHFLVTQGRFEESLEESRRALSLDPLDIPMNYHLGFHYYYARQYLDAERQLRQTLMLDSSSGDANSLLGIGLAQQGRHQEGIAAMQRGMALGGLDVRGAIVAALARAGRRAESDALLAEVLEEGRHRYVSPYELARAHAGRGEIDKAFGRLEQACDDRAADVRHLGVDPGFDGLRADPRFVRILERVGLAAVPGAVARK